One window of Enterobacter sp. RHBSTW-00175 genomic DNA carries:
- a CDS encoding helix-turn-helix domain-containing protein — translation MSNTSVMLTKEQKAIIAEALDVMPEDLEEIKVKASACKKTSFRDDFSMVFKDNTATLARMDLTPTAFRIVLYLFSAIDYGNIIPDFSQSRTARELGLNKSNVSRAFRELFERKILIRNAEDGQVYLNSNLCVKGIPHRFNEDLMDKFSKSRLETEDFATSFNFYRAGRKTKPVKKSRNRYPTDGIPF, via the coding sequence ATGTCAAACACAAGTGTTATGTTAACTAAAGAACAAAAAGCAATTATTGCAGAAGCATTAGATGTTATGCCCGAAGATCTGGAAGAAATAAAAGTTAAAGCAAGTGCCTGTAAAAAGACATCCTTTCGTGACGATTTTTCGATGGTCTTTAAAGATAATACGGCTACACTCGCCAGAATGGATCTGACACCAACGGCATTCAGAATTGTTCTTTATCTTTTCTCAGCCATTGATTATGGAAATATTATCCCTGACTTTTCACAGTCACGTACCGCCAGAGAGTTAGGACTGAATAAATCGAATGTTTCACGTGCATTCAGGGAATTATTTGAGAGGAAAATACTGATCCGTAATGCTGAAGATGGTCAGGTTTACCTGAATTCTAATTTATGCGTAAAAGGTATTCCTCATCGTTTCAATGAAGATCTGATGGATAAATTCAGTAAATCCAGACTTGAGACTGAAGATTTTGCCACTTCATTCAACTTTTATCGCGCAGGGCGCAAAACAAAGCCTGTAAAAAAATCCAGAAACAGATATCCAACTGACGGCATTCCCTTTTAA
- a CDS encoding AlpA family transcriptional regulator: MKNQNTRLIRLPEVMNRTGYGKAWIYRLINEGLFPQPIKIGSRAIAFVESEVDEWIASAIERSRKNAA, encoded by the coding sequence ATGAAAAATCAAAATACCCGCCTAATTCGCTTGCCAGAAGTTATGAACAGAACCGGCTATGGCAAGGCCTGGATTTATCGTCTAATCAACGAAGGTTTATTTCCACAACCAATAAAAATTGGTTCGCGTGCAATTGCATTTGTCGAAAGCGAAGTTGATGAATGGATCGCATCTGCAATTGAGCGTTCACGTAAAAATGCAGCCTGA
- a CDS encoding DUF6387 family protein has translation MKNWSPEHTKEIKAWLDIDNYRKLEDISLNALYHELWARALLYKPGPTDEEKKGLWVYMTEIFSGNPHLFKGKQLDYPTVNDTLYSPPHIFITDITRLAELSVMALSVNLFTWEEGNDEYCVNAPHHEAYVSQLLSPLCEKTVLLEIDLGSGTDDEIAESIKAALPQWRSVKGVEVNETGIVRFGYGTIKKIINYRLVAMLDILLWAKRKELRISDDRLSRLLYTDEDEETTTRLGYHIKDSDRPLAMKAATIDFIRQFNFFMNRNPHLKNMRVSDVMKLSDSN, from the coding sequence TTGAAAAACTGGTCACCAGAGCATACTAAAGAAATCAAAGCTTGGCTTGACATAGATAACTATCGCAAGCTCGAAGACATCAGTTTAAATGCCTTGTATCACGAACTTTGGGCAAGAGCGCTTCTGTACAAGCCAGGGCCTACTGACGAAGAAAAGAAAGGGCTATGGGTGTACATGACTGAAATTTTCAGTGGGAACCCCCATCTTTTCAAAGGGAAGCAACTCGATTATCCAACAGTTAACGATACTCTCTACAGTCCTCCACACATTTTTATCACGGATATCACCAGGCTTGCTGAACTTAGTGTGATGGCCCTTAGTGTGAATCTTTTCACTTGGGAGGAAGGAAACGATGAATATTGTGTTAATGCGCCTCATCACGAAGCTTATGTGTCACAACTCTTGTCCCCCTTATGTGAGAAAACGGTGTTGCTTGAAATCGATCTTGGTAGTGGTACTGACGATGAAATAGCCGAATCGATAAAAGCGGCCCTGCCACAATGGAGATCGGTAAAAGGAGTGGAAGTTAATGAAACCGGTATCGTTCGTTTCGGCTATGGAACCATTAAAAAAATCATAAATTACAGGTTGGTTGCGATGCTGGACATCTTACTTTGGGCAAAAAGGAAAGAACTAAGAATCTCAGATGATCGCCTCTCCCGGCTTCTTTATACTGATGAAGATGAAGAAACAACTACCCGTTTAGGGTATCACATTAAAGACTCAGATCGTCCGCTTGCGATGAAAGCTGCAACGATAGACTTCATTAGGCAGTTCAATTTTTTCATGAACCGAAATCCCCACCTGAAAAACATGAGAGTTTCAGATGTGATGAAACTCTCTGATTCTAACTGA
- a CDS encoding ankyrin repeat domain-containing protein, translated as MDLVMSLLQKGLLEKALDLAISESFFNATSPDGIKNALKAGYDINAVHNNGDNALFSCRTLEAMDCLLSYGINIHHINGHGQNALFHQKNPEILKKLIGLGLDTSHTDTNGYTCIFEHYRNAEGLTELINAGCDINHIDKKGRNILFLPLSPEVLSVAIDAGCNVNQIDHSGKGFIDNVYDYELHDIILSHIDRFDRRTLHVDFCNLDSAFFLYYLSEHGFKIELNKDHFTINSYIGDYKEILSILDFISEIHDIHFYKYKGGPLYKDIDKRIVKWMIRNKLLVDLSKINKHKDYEEINLYKIRREQKEISKHLKPAKSISVTVKNGGRL; from the coding sequence ATGGACTTAGTCATGTCCTTATTACAAAAGGGATTATTAGAAAAGGCATTAGACCTTGCCATTTCTGAATCATTCTTCAATGCAACGTCGCCTGATGGTATAAAGAATGCTTTAAAAGCTGGCTATGATATTAATGCTGTTCATAATAACGGAGACAATGCCCTTTTTAGCTGCAGAACCCTGGAAGCCATGGATTGCCTGCTAAGTTATGGAATTAATATACACCATATCAACGGACATGGGCAAAATGCGCTCTTTCATCAAAAAAACCCAGAAATACTGAAGAAACTGATTGGACTGGGTTTAGACACCTCGCATACGGATACTAATGGCTACACATGCATTTTTGAACATTACAGGAATGCTGAAGGACTGACAGAATTAATTAATGCTGGTTGTGATATAAATCACATCGATAAAAAAGGAAGAAATATTCTCTTCCTGCCCCTCTCCCCGGAAGTTTTATCCGTAGCAATAGATGCTGGATGCAATGTCAATCAAATTGATCATTCAGGGAAAGGGTTTATTGACAATGTATATGATTATGAATTACATGATATCATTCTCTCGCATATTGATAGATTTGACAGAAGAACGCTGCATGTAGATTTTTGTAATCTCGACTCAGCCTTTTTCTTGTATTACCTTTCTGAACATGGATTCAAAATAGAACTTAATAAAGACCATTTCACCATTAACAGTTACATTGGTGATTATAAAGAAATCTTATCCATACTTGATTTCATCAGTGAAATTCATGATATTCACTTCTATAAATACAAAGGCGGCCCTCTCTATAAAGATATCGACAAGCGAATTGTAAAGTGGATGATAAGAAATAAGCTCTTGGTTGATTTATCAAAAATAAATAAACACAAGGATTACGAAGAAATTAATTTATACAAAATCCGTCGCGAACAGAAAGAAATCTCCAAGCATTTAAAACCTGCTAAAAGTATATCTGTAACAGTTAAAAATGGCGGAAGATTGTGA
- a CDS encoding thymidylate synthase → MEIEKNTIDDVMRAVFENILSDGVPVETTRGPTKEILGTHIILNNPICRISRTESRGKIFTCLGELMWYLSGSDDVESIRYYISKYRDSAESDGTINGAYGPRLFGTKNGINQIENVIRLLKKRNTSRRAAIQLFDANDIAHPFVDVPCTVGLQFAIRNDSLDMFTFMRSNDARAGLVHDIFAFTMLQEMIAKTLGLNLGVYRHYAASLHIYIEDIPLIEAALKEGYAPSVPVMVAMPTEDITNYLCNIVDAEKRIREGDIPDIDALRLSEYWKDVLRMLAIFRCKKDKNLPAAQAIAGKLQNQSYKIYLEWL, encoded by the coding sequence ATGGAAATTGAGAAAAACACGATTGATGATGTTATGCGGGCTGTGTTTGAAAATATCCTGTCAGATGGGGTTCCTGTTGAAACAACACGGGGACCGACAAAAGAGATTCTGGGTACACACATCATTTTAAACAATCCGATTTGCCGGATTAGCAGAACAGAATCCAGGGGTAAAATATTCACCTGTCTGGGGGAGTTAATGTGGTACCTATCGGGCAGTGACGATGTCGAATCTATTCGCTATTACATCTCAAAATACCGGGATTCTGCAGAAAGTGATGGCACGATTAATGGCGCTTACGGGCCTCGTCTCTTTGGTACCAAGAATGGAATCAACCAGATTGAGAATGTCATCCGGCTTTTAAAAAAACGCAACACATCCAGGCGAGCAGCCATACAACTGTTTGACGCAAATGATATAGCCCATCCCTTCGTTGATGTCCCCTGTACTGTCGGGCTCCAGTTTGCGATTAGGAATGATTCCCTCGATATGTTTACATTCATGCGCTCTAACGATGCACGGGCAGGACTGGTTCACGACATATTTGCATTCACGATGCTTCAGGAAATGATTGCAAAAACCCTCGGTTTAAATTTGGGTGTTTATCGCCACTATGCGGCAAGTCTGCACATCTACATCGAGGATATTCCCCTCATCGAAGCTGCGCTCAAAGAGGGTTATGCGCCATCTGTACCAGTTATGGTAGCAATGCCCACAGAGGATATAACTAACTACTTATGCAACATTGTTGATGCAGAGAAACGCATCCGTGAGGGCGATATTCCAGATATTGATGCGCTAAGGCTGAGTGAATACTGGAAAGATGTCCTTCGTATGCTGGCGATATTCAGATGCAAAAAAGATAAGAACCTGCCAGCTGCTCAGGCCATTGCAGGGAAATTGCAAAATCAGTCCTACAAAATTTATCTTGAGTGGTTGTGA
- a CDS encoding ImmA/IrrE family metallo-endopeptidase: MVSDNGFNPDWVSAPGDTIIDLMDEHGFNEEELSKRVGLSLIKGRELISGELILTEKIANKLESLFDVSTTFWLSREDKYRQHKDAIIRQNNEWVQSLPTSDMSKLGWIPKGLSGNKKVECCLSFFGVSSVPEWFNYYKNKQTAIAFRKSEAFRTEEMAVITWLKKAEYISRKQRTYAWDKEILKGSLEDLRKHSLEPDPKVFLPAIRSILADAGVALVILPTPKGCPASGATCFFEHGKATLIMSFRYLRDDHFWFTLFHEVGHLVLHNCEQHRIEGMSGLSEKEEQEANEFSSSVLIPPAYRAEFDTLTGRNWKNIIKFARKIGVSKGIVLGQLQHAQRIPFDHFAKFKVKYNREDLS; the protein is encoded by the coding sequence ATGGTTTCTGATAACGGATTTAACCCGGACTGGGTGTCAGCCCCCGGAGATACCATAATAGACCTCATGGACGAACATGGTTTCAACGAAGAAGAGCTCAGTAAAAGAGTTGGCCTTTCCCTGATTAAAGGTCGTGAGTTGATTTCTGGTGAGCTTATTCTCACTGAGAAGATTGCCAACAAGCTTGAATCTCTCTTCGATGTCAGCACGACTTTCTGGCTCAGTCGTGAAGACAAATATCGCCAACATAAAGATGCGATCATTCGCCAAAATAATGAATGGGTTCAGTCTCTGCCTACGTCAGATATGAGTAAACTGGGTTGGATTCCGAAGGGCCTGAGCGGTAATAAAAAAGTCGAGTGTTGCCTGAGCTTTTTCGGCGTTTCATCCGTACCCGAATGGTTTAATTATTATAAAAATAAACAGACTGCTATAGCTTTCAGAAAATCCGAAGCTTTCAGAACGGAAGAAATGGCCGTAATTACTTGGCTCAAGAAAGCTGAATATATTTCGCGGAAACAGAGAACTTATGCATGGGATAAGGAAATACTTAAAGGCAGTCTGGAAGATTTAAGAAAACATTCTCTTGAGCCTGATCCCAAAGTATTTCTTCCTGCGATACGCAGCATACTCGCTGACGCTGGTGTAGCGCTTGTGATCCTGCCAACGCCAAAAGGATGTCCAGCAAGCGGCGCTACCTGTTTTTTTGAACACGGCAAAGCGACACTGATAATGAGTTTTCGGTATCTGAGAGACGATCATTTCTGGTTTACGTTGTTTCATGAGGTTGGCCATCTGGTTCTGCACAACTGTGAACAGCACCGCATAGAAGGAATGAGTGGCCTTTCTGAAAAAGAAGAACAGGAAGCAAACGAGTTTTCCAGCAGCGTCCTGATTCCCCCAGCATACCGTGCAGAGTTTGACACGCTGACTGGGCGGAACTGGAAAAATATTATTAAATTTGCCCGGAAAATTGGTGTATCAAAAGGGATAGTGCTGGGGCAGTTACAGCACGCCCAAAGAATCCCCTTTGATCATTTTGCCAAATTCAAAGTCAAATATAACCGTGAAGATCTGTCCTGA
- a CDS encoding integrase domain-containing protein, with translation MARTTRPLTNTEVLRAKALEKDLTLHDGDGLFLIVKTSGKKLWRFRYQRPATKQRTMIGLGAFPALSLADARGLRADYLALLANGIDPQVQAEVAEEEQQIALDSIFSTVAANWFQLKSKSVTPDYAKDIWRSLEKDVFPAIGEIPVQQIKARTLVEALEPIKARGALETVRRLVQRINEIMIYAVNTGLIDANPASGVGMAFEKPKKQNMPTLRPEELPKLMRSLVMSNLSVSTRCLIEWQLLTLVRPSEASGARWAEIDLDAKLWTIPAERMKAKREHIVPLSPQALDILEVMKPISAHREHVFPSRNDPKQAMNSQTANAALKRIGYGGKLVAHGLRSIASTALNEEGFNSDVIEAALAHSDKNEVRKAYNRSTYLEHRKQLMDWWGNHVSSA, from the coding sequence GTGGCACGGACAACACGCCCCCTGACCAACACCGAAGTTCTACGTGCTAAGGCGCTAGAGAAGGATCTAACGCTGCATGATGGCGACGGGCTTTTCCTGATAGTGAAAACCAGTGGCAAAAAACTCTGGCGTTTCCGTTATCAACGTCCGGCAACAAAGCAGCGGACAATGATTGGGCTCGGAGCCTTCCCCGCCCTATCACTTGCAGATGCCCGAGGGTTAAGAGCGGATTACCTTGCCTTGTTAGCTAATGGCATCGACCCCCAAGTTCAAGCTGAAGTTGCAGAGGAAGAGCAGCAAATCGCTCTGGACAGTATTTTTTCGACGGTTGCCGCTAACTGGTTCCAACTCAAAAGCAAAAGCGTTACCCCTGATTACGCAAAAGACATTTGGCGCTCACTGGAGAAAGATGTATTCCCTGCCATCGGTGAGATCCCCGTTCAGCAAATCAAAGCCCGGACACTGGTTGAAGCTCTTGAGCCAATCAAAGCTCGTGGGGCGCTTGAGACTGTACGTCGGCTGGTGCAGCGCATTAACGAGATAATGATTTATGCCGTAAACACTGGTCTGATTGATGCCAATCCAGCATCAGGTGTTGGAATGGCCTTTGAGAAACCCAAAAAACAAAACATGCCGACACTACGACCAGAAGAATTACCAAAGCTAATGCGTTCTCTGGTGATGTCGAATCTCTCTGTTTCGACTCGCTGCCTGATTGAATGGCAACTTTTGACCCTCGTGCGCCCCTCTGAGGCCTCCGGTGCACGTTGGGCTGAGATCGATCTCGATGCAAAGCTCTGGACTATTCCAGCCGAGCGGATGAAGGCCAAGCGTGAGCATATTGTTCCCCTATCGCCGCAGGCATTAGATATTCTAGAAGTGATGAAGCCAATCAGCGCTCATCGTGAACATGTTTTTCCGAGTCGAAATGACCCAAAACAAGCAATGAATAGCCAGACGGCAAATGCTGCTTTAAAACGAATTGGGTATGGAGGTAAATTGGTTGCACATGGATTGAGGTCTATTGCAAGCACAGCTTTAAATGAAGAGGGTTTTAATTCTGATGTCATTGAGGCAGCTTTAGCGCACAGCGATAAAAATGAAGTCAGGAAAGCTTATAATCGCTCTACGTATCTTGAACACAGGAAACAACTAATGGATTGGTGGGGGAACCATGTATCTTCTGCGTAA
- a CDS encoding nucleotide-binding domain-containing protein, translated as MSFKDITEKNFKGIKNITLRKGMTMDGALSVGMESRRGDSVLISESFSTSPSNFLEYDYQREIRPLFNKLGLNEHKIGTHPELTMLNGLSVTHNQYIVTMFIDIRKSSRLSLLLPLEQAYIVKNRILQACIDIVRALDGYPHRLMGDALMAFFGRSDVSKEDAIADAINAASTLRLILKEYIFPSLNEDLGTEIDLGVRIGLDYGSEDEVIWGNFGLGESCEVTALGLPVDMTAKLQQLADKNTAMLGQGILDYIDFPLEYTSLKSKAGREIKFIEPNITNKEGRPIDRRIRLLNMDEYQSLLPFKLNDKKMSSSVLHPNHFIFGCYVDEDDKEVEYKSISRFLPKQKKLIFKLRIYPGLGNLNIIFCKKNHGEEAKDDLSEDYVVRVENESLIKVDNASRINLKRDSEGLILTLSEATSFRGLHTMEVIVRGGGAAIYYRNIIGVYIV; from the coding sequence ATGAGTTTTAAAGATATTACCGAGAAAAACTTTAAGGGTATAAAAAATATAACCTTAAGAAAAGGAATGACCATGGATGGCGCTTTGTCTGTTGGTATGGAAAGTCGGAGGGGAGATTCGGTACTTATTTCAGAATCTTTTTCAACAAGCCCGAGCAATTTCTTGGAGTATGATTATCAGCGTGAAATTAGACCTCTGTTTAATAAGCTTGGATTAAACGAACATAAAATTGGCACCCATCCTGAACTTACAATGTTAAATGGTCTTAGTGTAACGCATAATCAATACATAGTGACGATGTTTATTGATATACGTAAAAGCTCCCGCTTATCACTTTTATTGCCGCTAGAACAAGCATATATCGTTAAAAATAGAATACTTCAAGCTTGCATTGACATTGTTCGAGCGCTAGATGGTTATCCTCATCGACTTATGGGCGATGCTTTGATGGCCTTCTTTGGTAGGTCTGATGTAAGCAAAGAGGATGCAATAGCAGATGCTATAAACGCTGCATCAACACTCAGATTGATTTTGAAGGAGTATATATTCCCATCTTTGAACGAGGACCTTGGCACTGAAATTGATCTAGGTGTCCGAATTGGCTTGGATTATGGGTCAGAAGATGAAGTTATTTGGGGTAACTTTGGTTTAGGAGAATCGTGCGAAGTAACAGCATTAGGGCTTCCAGTTGATATGACAGCCAAGTTACAACAACTAGCAGACAAAAATACAGCCATGTTAGGGCAAGGGATTTTAGATTATATTGATTTTCCTTTGGAATATACTTCATTGAAGAGTAAAGCAGGGCGAGAGATTAAGTTTATAGAGCCGAATATAACGAATAAGGAAGGAAGGCCTATAGACAGGCGAATTCGATTATTAAATATGGATGAATATCAAAGCTTGTTGCCATTCAAATTGAATGATAAAAAAATGTCCTCATCTGTTTTACATCCTAATCATTTTATTTTTGGTTGTTATGTTGACGAGGATGATAAAGAAGTAGAATATAAATCAATATCTCGATTTTTGCCAAAACAAAAAAAATTAATATTTAAATTAAGGATTTACCCTGGATTAGGTAATCTAAATATAATTTTTTGCAAAAAAAATCATGGGGAAGAAGCTAAGGATGATTTATCCGAGGATTATGTTGTTCGTGTGGAAAATGAAAGCTTAATTAAGGTGGATAACGCTTCTCGAATAAATTTAAAACGCGATAGCGAAGGTTTAATATTAACCTTGTCAGAAGCAACATCTTTTAGAGGCTTACATACAATGGAGGTTATTGTACGAGGGGGAGGGGCAGCTATTTATTATCGAAACATTATAGGTGTGTATATTGTATAG
- a CDS encoding Pycsar system effector family protein, whose protein sequence is MDIQENKEKIKLQFDIIKRTDGYISTTNNKAALLLAASGASLTIFSNKIGSFKGLFLGSNLYNLFFCVMVFLIGFFIVLSVVYSLRSIIPKMKSVNKVHEASGSLVSFVFIGNLNDVNEYFSKYNDEDDEGLLRDMCAQSYILAGIAKEKFLLFSDAVRYLKYAYFCMICLCFSKFVDFANGVLL, encoded by the coding sequence GTGGATATTCAAGAAAACAAAGAGAAAATAAAACTACAGTTTGATATAATAAAAAGGACTGATGGTTATATTTCCACCACAAATAACAAGGCAGCCTTGCTTTTGGCTGCGAGTGGGGCGAGTTTAACAATATTCTCGAATAAAATAGGAAGCTTTAAAGGTTTGTTTCTAGGTAGCAATTTGTATAACTTGTTTTTTTGTGTAATGGTTTTTTTGATCGGTTTTTTTATTGTTTTATCTGTGGTTTATTCGCTGCGAAGTATCATTCCAAAAATGAAGTCGGTAAATAAAGTTCACGAGGCAAGTGGATCACTGGTTTCATTTGTATTTATTGGTAATCTAAACGATGTGAATGAATACTTTTCAAAATATAATGACGAAGATGATGAAGGGTTATTAAGGGATATGTGTGCTCAAAGCTATATTTTGGCGGGAATTGCCAAGGAAAAGTTCTTGTTGTTTTCTGATGCGGTTAGATATTTGAAATATGCATATTTTTGCATGATTTGTCTTTGCTTTTCAAAATTCGTTGATTTTGCAAATGGAGTTCTATTATGA
- a CDS encoding phage polarity suppression protein: MTTLTLEQAFDVCQNNKTSWLTRKQELADAEQEYGELLATGEANSSRSLQTLRDIIDVKKWEINQAAGRYIRSHEDVQRISIRNRLNDFMQTHGAELTAALAPELMGYNNQHPAVKHCVMQHSVDYLREALSVWLAAGEKINYSAQDNDILTAIGFRPDAASRDDNREKFTPAQNQNYVRKRAELAAQ, encoded by the coding sequence ATGACAACATTAACGCTGGAGCAGGCTTTTGACGTCTGTCAGAACAACAAAACCAGCTGGCTGACCCGCAAACAGGAGCTGGCTGATGCCGAACAGGAATACGGAGAGCTGTTAGCCACAGGTGAGGCTAATAGCTCCCGCAGCCTGCAAACGCTGCGCGATATTATCGATGTAAAAAAATGGGAAATTAATCAGGCTGCCGGTCGCTATATTCGCTCACATGAGGACGTGCAGCGCATCAGCATCCGTAACCGCCTGAATGATTTTATGCAGACGCACGGCGCGGAGCTGACCGCCGCTCTTGCACCTGAGCTGATGGGCTATAACAACCAGCATCCCGCTGTAAAACACTGCGTGATGCAGCATTCAGTCGATTATCTGCGTGAAGCGCTGTCGGTGTGGCTGGCTGCTGGTGAAAAAATAAATTATTCCGCACAGGATAATGACATTTTAACAGCCATCGGATTCAGGCCTGACGCGGCTTCACGGGATGATAATCGTGAAAAATTCACGCCTGCACAAAACCAGAATTACGTCCGAAAACGCGCTGAACTTGCCGCGCAGTAG
- a CDS encoding ogr/Delta-like zinc finger family protein: MMHCPFCKCPAHTRTSRYLSETVKHAYYQCTNILCSATFRTMESLDSVIRPPSETELKDDEFISAHAGKAKKQSL; this comes from the coding sequence ATGATGCACTGCCCGTTCTGTAAGTGCCCGGCACATACCCGTACCAGCCGCTATCTGTCTGAAACCGTCAAACATGCCTATTACCAGTGCACCAACATTCTCTGTTCGGCCACATTCCGGACGATGGAGTCGCTCGACTCGGTTATCAGGCCGCCTTCAGAGACAGAATTAAAGGATGACGAATTTATCTCGGCTCATGCCGGGAAAGCGAAAAAACAAAGTCTGTAA
- a CDS encoding glycoprotein 3, which produces MTTTTIPDYLTPAFRQLNAARTEHLENARMMDDTATAIARTAQQKKELEQESGSDASEWRTAFRAGGAVLTDELKKQHLARVASRELAQECDQLAEVLTFECDRLKGNCDSTARAYRQAHHNVLSQYAGKELDNALRDTCGALVRAMKLKMLALGNPLANTVGIQGYVEPDKAIMQEVQTWLKQAVKGCHIRLADEPVLFKAGLSPETLPHMDYGVAVTAGQRKSYFDKLSVRKADLEARGLLS; this is translated from the coding sequence ATGACCACCACGACTATTCCTGACTATCTGACTCCGGCATTCCGGCAACTGAACGCGGCCAGAACTGAGCATCTTGAAAACGCCCGCATGATGGATGACACCGCCACCGCGATTGCCCGTACCGCACAGCAAAAAAAAGAGCTTGAGCAGGAGAGCGGTAGTGACGCGAGTGAATGGCGCACGGCATTTCGTGCCGGTGGTGCGGTGCTGACGGATGAGCTGAAAAAACAGCATCTGGCGCGTGTCGCTTCCCGTGAACTGGCACAGGAGTGTGACCAGCTCGCTGAGGTGCTGACCTTTGAATGCGACCGGCTGAAAGGTAACTGTGACAGTACGGCCAGAGCATACCGTCAGGCACATCACAATGTGCTCAGCCAGTATGCGGGAAAAGAGCTGGATAACGCGTTACGCGATACGTGCGGGGCGCTTGTCCGGGCGATGAAACTCAAAATGCTGGCACTGGGGAATCCTCTTGCGAACACCGTCGGGATTCAGGGCTATGTCGAGCCGGATAAAGCGATTATGCAGGAGGTGCAGACGTGGCTTAAGCAAGCGGTGAAAGGCTGCCATATCCGTCTGGCTGATGAGCCGGTGCTGTTTAAAGCCGGGCTGTCGCCCGAGACGCTGCCGCATATGGATTACGGCGTCGCAGTAACCGCCGGTCAGCGTAAGAGCTACTTTGACAAGCTGAGTGTGCGAAAGGCTGACCTTGAAGCGCGGGGATTGTTGTCATGA
- a CDS encoding AlpA family transcriptional regulator, with amino-acid sequence MHTALSVPVSRSGAHLTPVSAPPQERFLRLPEVIHQCGLSRSTLYDLIARDAFPAQVSLGGKNVAWLQSEVTAWMAERIAHRNRKCDA; translated from the coding sequence ATGCACACGGCTTTATCAGTACCAGTTTCCCGCTCTGGCGCGCATTTAACGCCAGTTTCAGCACCACCTCAGGAGCGTTTTTTACGACTCCCTGAAGTGATCCATCAATGCGGCCTTTCCCGTTCCACACTCTACGATTTAATCGCCCGAGATGCTTTCCCGGCGCAGGTCTCCCTCGGAGGGAAAAACGTCGCCTGGCTTCAGTCCGAAGTGACCGCATGGATGGCGGAACGCATTGCTCACCGCAACAGGAAGTGTGACGCATGA
- a CDS encoding host cell division inhibitor Icd-like protein: MNQSHFQKAPFPGLHLLCVSWYSFVAVAKSAAGICSPCNSQATQHAPCVFFYVVAQAHLYFGLWCLHRGSSQIMVARVGQSSDWPVFCEAGTANPVRVTTNEICSSGGGVNRYSQEVALMATTLTPLHPKFIFVFAAVRRADRKPRICMLRTVAGDEQTARRSLVRDYVLSLAARLPFTEVCHAYQ; this comes from the coding sequence ATGAATCAGAGTCACTTTCAAAAAGCGCCTTTTCCTGGCTTGCATCTGTTGTGTGTTTCCTGGTACAGTTTTGTTGCTGTCGCAAAATCGGCAGCCGGGATTTGCAGCCCGTGTAATTCACAGGCGACACAACACGCGCCTTGCGTGTTTTTTTACGTCGTAGCTCAGGCACACCTATATTTCGGGCTGTGGTGTTTACACCGTGGTTCCAGTCAAATAATGGTGGCTCGAGTGGGGCAGTCTTCGGACTGGCCGGTATTCTGTGAAGCCGGTACTGCAAACCCTGTTCGGGTCACCACCAATGAGATTTGCAGCTCCGGTGGTGGCGTTAACCGCTATTCACAGGAGGTTGCCCTAATGGCTACGACCCTCACCCCGTTACACCCAAAATTTATCTTTGTGTTTGCCGCCGTTCGTCGTGCAGACCGCAAGCCGCGTATCTGTATGCTCCGCACCGTTGCCGGTGACGAACAGACCGCTCGCCGCTCTCTCGTTCGTGACTACGTGCTTTCCCTTGCTGCCCGTCTGCCGTTTACGGAGGTGTGCCATGCATACCAGTGA
- a CDS encoding Derepression protein — MHTSDQTISARHDDLNSIREHLSLESFHKLNRACETLHYFGSDLRRHEINGLSQLYTPQILSYVHEDISHVLEELKAKGLCRDFIAPSSVNGGERHV, encoded by the coding sequence ATGCATACCAGTGATCAGACCATCTCAGCGCGTCATGATGACCTCAATAGCATCCGTGAGCACCTGAGCCTCGAATCGTTTCATAAACTCAATCGCGCCTGTGAAACCCTGCATTATTTTGGCAGCGATTTACGGCGTCATGAAATAAACGGGCTCAGCCAGCTTTATACCCCTCAAATCCTGAGTTACGTACACGAAGATATCAGTCATGTGCTGGAAGAACTCAAAGCCAAAGGCCTGTGCCGGGATTTCATTGCCCCGTCATCTGTGAACGGAGGTGAACGCCATGTTTGA